AAAATACCAGGACAAAGTATCATGAACAATATGATTCTAAGAAAGAAAGATCCAGTTCACCTTCCTTGTTAACCTTCAAGACAATTTTGTGAATTAATTCTGAGTCATATTATGAGTTTGTACAGCTTATTGTTGGGATGGTTGATAATTTATACAAGTAGAAAATATTGCAATAAGTGACCACAACAAAGAAACATAATATCTAAAAATCATATTCCAACAATAAGCTGTACAAACTCGAAGACATGATGTTGAACCAGACCTAGCAACATGATATGTAAAAAGCAGAGAAAGGATCAACAAATTCCAGCATCAAAGGAAGTAAGAGTTCTTATTTTCATGTGCTAAAGTGAGAGTAACAGTAATATTAAAGAGTTAAAAATGTGTTATCTCCTTTGCCAAACCTAAAGAATGCCACCATTTAGAGAGGATCAAATATAAAATCATAGGTCATAAGATGATGTACATGGTTTATGATCTCCTTAAGTTTTGATGAAGGTTCAGTAGAAACATATGAAGCAAGCCCCACAAAATTTGTTGAAACCAAATATATCTGAATGAACTCACCCATTTAAAAGTACCAAAATAGATTATGAAGAGAATTTGTAATATAATCCTATTTGGGAGAAGCCAAACAAAGCAAAGTTATCTGCCATTCACTTGGGAGCAATTTTGTGTCATAAAGATCTTATAGATCCATCAGTACTTGAACTTCCAAAGCTAATCAGCTCATTACAATACAAGCATATACAAGGGAACTGCATAGCCTTCAATGACTTCTAAAAAGTAATAGAGGAGTATTTTCTGGGCAATATGGGATCAACTAGCAATAAAGACTTCCACAAAAGATTGTAATTTATCCTAGCATCCATGTTGCATATAACAAATTCTTGTTATACAAAGGAACTTTCACAATcattttctacttttttttagattttttattttctataacaAGAACATTCCAATCGAAAGAACAAAAATGAACTTTGATATAGGATTCACTGCAATCAAAAGTTTGAGTTGTAAATACCAGAGAACCAATCAATTCATATGCTTCCATTACTTTtggatcttcctcatcttcataACCGACTTGCAGTATCCTAGGGCCATTAACAGACCACAGAGCTCTTCGTCCAGCTTCCTGAAAGAAATTATAAACAAACCAGATCTTTTTTAACTGAGTCATCCAAGATGAGACACGAATGAAGTAAACGATTTTGAAGAATGAAGCATAGCTCTGTTAAGCCTTGTCTGAAGTCTCATCCTACCGGACCTCTTCATTTAAGCAAATTTCTTAGACTAGCAATCATATAAAATTTCAACTATCATTTATTAGTTCGCATATCTACCAGTGCTTTCTAAACAAGACAACTCTTGGTGTCCATTCACATGTGAAATGGCAAATGTGGCTATGTTCAAGTAGGACTGCTTCATTAAGCCGCGATAAAAATCAGACAAAACTAAGTAATCGTTCTAACAAAGTGGAAAGCAAGAAGGTCCACTTCAGAAGTTTGAGAAAATTTCATGAAAATTGGCTGAGATGTGCAGACTAATCAAAAATCAGATCTTCTAAAGCAGGCATGGAGGTTACCCATAAACAAGTAGcatattatgatttttttttttagcataaaTTATATATCCATCAAGATTAGTAACCTGACCTGCAAGGAAATCAAGTAAATAGCTTCCAATGCTTGTTTACGGATTTCTGGATCATCAACTTGTTCCCGCACATGAGAAAGTGCATTACCAAGCTCCagaggcatttttgacctatctTCATCACTATAAACCTGTTAATTCACAGAACAAGACATAAGATGAACTGCAATCAATATCACAtgatctaaaatttcaaataaccCAGACTATAAAGAAGTTAACCATAAGCATAGCTATTTATatgaaaaatcaaatttaatttaagaaaaaaccaCCAAAAGAGCAACAAGATCAGGAACCAACAACATCATCAAAATAAAGGAACAGGTACAAGTGAACCCAGAAAAAAATCACATAGAAGCAAACCTAAGACCACAAAGAGTGTTTGCTTCATTGAAAACACAATAATTTCCGAGGACTTCCCTAACTTCCAATAAAACTGGAAGAACCACTATGGAGTTTGTAAAGGCAGTTAGAGAACTTGGAAAGCTAAAGCATCTTCTTAAGGAAGGatttttgataaattatatcCTTTTGACTTTTGAGTTTTAACACAAGTGCATAAAAATAGGAGTGGGGTTGATAATACCAGCATTGAGCAGTAGTTCTATGGCTCATTAAAAACATGAATGAGATTCAAAGGAACTTTGAAACTTCACCAGTATTCTACCAACATGAGATTCCAAGTTGACTAGAAACTGAAAATCATAAACGATTTACACTAGCCTATGTCTATTTCTGACACAGCAATAGGTAAGAAGTACATCTCATTGCCACCTTACACAGTAAATTAGGTTTCAGGAAGCAATGGCTGGTTATTTATAGCTTTTCTAGTAATGGCTGGTTATTTATAAGGATATCTGAAGCTGAGAGAAAGGTTTCTTAGTATTTCACCTAGTTACCTTTTGTAACTACTGATTGAAGATATTTTCCAACTCCAGAAATCCTTTCAAGACAACTATAGACAACTAGAAAAAGTGAACAAACTTCATGTTTTACCCTCATAAAACAAGAAATCTCTCACAAGAAAATCCACAAAGAATCTAAGTTGACAAATATTTACCTTATTTCCAGCTACAGGCAGAAGCAGAGCAGGCCATAGAAACTCTGATATCAAAAGCAGATTCTGTAATTGACTATCAGCTTCAAAACAACAATTTCTGATGGTTCCAGATACCTGCAGGATATTATACACAGTATGAGAATCAAgtgggaaaaaagaaagaaaacaatcaTTTAAACAAAATTTAAGATGTTAAAATGACTAGAGAAAAGAATGCATCAGTTAAAAATCAATAGCCTTGAACTGATGCAGCATCATGAGAGGCATTTACAATAATGGCAAAATATGCTGAAACTGCATGTTGGTAGAATAACTATTGTAATTGGAGGACTAGAACAAGTTCCCATGTTTTAGAACTATTTCAGCATTTTATGAATCAAATTTAGTGGTGTGATAAAGGACCAAGGTACTGGCATGTACTGCTTAGTACATATCACACTGGCCCAGAACTGGTATACAGCACCCCTTGGGGCAGTTCTACCCTAGTTCCATGGTACATAATGTgtcgatcttcttcttcttcttgggtGCTCATTTCTGGTGTCGGCTTGTGCCAACCCAGTACTGCAGTACATACATACTGACCAGAGATCGCTATGAGTCCATACCTCGATGTTTAAATCCTTGGGTGTGACCTTACTGAACATGAACAAGGAAACTGGCTCAAGAGGATTACATGAAATTTGGGTTCAATGAAAATATCATATGCAACAGTGGGAAATGGAAATAATTCCGCCAACATTCCAAGCATATTGATCACATAGAAACTAAAGAAGTCAAACAATTTCCCAAGAAAAAAGGTCTAAAATCAGATGAAAACTAGTAAAAATTATTCATGATAGAAAACCTGAAATTCCAAGGATAACCAGTCTAAATTGTATTGCTGTTTGCATATGTAACTCATTCAGAACTACATAAATGCAATAGATTTCTCATTATGTTGAACAGGTCCAATATTCCTTTCTCATACCCCTTTTTTTCTTAGCAGATTTGTTGAATCAAACTGACGAATGACCTGTTTCAAAAGACCACGCTTGGGATCTAATAGAACCTTCCTTCCAGCTTGCACTTTTGAGATGTTCACAAGTATCGAAGCGACATGCTCGAAGGTATCTTCAGCTATAGATAAAGTTTAAAGCAACGAGGTCACAGTTTGATTAGCACAAACAAGATgttaaaataaaatgaagacAATTGATGCAGGTCATCCCTTGCCCACTAGCTCACCTAAAATGGAGTATATAAAACTTTATAGAGTAGATGAAACAGATAAAGTGTGAAAATAACTTCATAATCAGCAAAAGCATAGATGAGCTAGAAATCAGGACTACACTCAAGGTAAAGAGTTCTGTAATTCAGCACTAAGGCCTTGTTTGCTTCCTAAATAATTTGAACCCAAATATCTGACTATATGTCATTATTCAGATAAAATTATTTAGCCCCTCCCATCCAAATAGTTTTAACCTCGTAAGATGAACAAGTACCAAAAAGGTgctctatgatttttctgatatCTCCAAAGTAGCCCTCATTGTTGGAGCTATATTCAAGTGCATGACAGGTGTTTAGCTGAATAAACCTGAATAAAGCTAAAAAAGTGAACTTTATTCAGGAACCAAACATAGCCCTAATTCCACATATGCACAAGAAATGATAACAATTTATATCTCCAGAGAAGATTCAAAATAGAAAGCTAGTCTCTGATTCCCATCTTCAGAAATTTCTTTTCTAGTTCTCTCGAGATTAAGTCCTCAAAGAACATCTAGATTGTTACATATTGTATATATCCAAAACATAAACTAATGCTGTCAAAATCCATCAGTAGCAACAAAACAACCACAGAGAGGAAGAGACCCATAATTCTTGGTATATATAAGAAATGGCATATTTCCATATATTGTCAAAATAAAACTCATAACTTCCTTAGACCATGATGCAGCAGCAAAATTAAAGATTTGCCAACAATCCCAATAATAACATGACAACAAAGACAACATACCTGTTGACTCAACAGAAGATGACCTACAGAATGATCTAACAAGCTTCGAGATGTACAACCCTTCCATCTTATCATCTCCAACCTAAACAGGAGTATATTGTGCTTCAGTATATTCTATAAAGGACTGCTGCATGTGGAATGCTATGTGTGCATGTTTTGTGCCAGTTCAACAAAATTTCAGGGAATAATGGAAAAGAAACACAATAAATTATaacattaaaaaataaagaaaaacatgAAATATGTAGTAAAACAGTAGAATCCAGAAAACCTAGGCCCGATTTGCAATcttcattaataaaaaatatcagCAAATATAACTTCAAATGGGAAAAAATACAATAAGATGAAAGACATGAAAAATTTATCAGTGTGatgaaaaaaaaggtaaaatgcTGAAAGGTTCATGAATAATCCTAAAACCATGTGTTCATTAACTGATGATAATAATTTTATTTCCTACTGCTAATGCAAATGCATTTATCCCTCACTGTAGagtaaccccccccccccaaccccaccCCGCgcgaatatataaaaaaaggaaaagaaggatacATGTGCGCTAAGTTAATATAGCTAGAAATTATACCATTACTAAAACTCCACGGACATGCTTGGCAGCCTAAACAGTCTGGCTATGTGATTAAGAAGGTCTCAAGAAATAAGTCTTAACAAGAAGGGCTGCAACTAAAAGAATTTGAAACAGGTAATGAGAATtatcttccatttttctttaaggaaaaaaaagaaagaaagcaaaagaagacTCAATATAGTGCAACAATATTCCAATATTCAAAGATGTTAGCTTTCACCCTTTAAATTTCCTTAAAGTTTAAAGTATCCTTACAAAGAATGCCTTATAATCCTCGATTTCATAATTTAATTGATGCAATCTATATCCCTCATCAACCCCTCATAGACTTGTAAAAATGAATGTGCAAATACCTTTCACATGTTCTTTGGCCTAAATATTTGATTCAAGCTCTTAGACACAATTCTTATATGTTCAAATCATCTTAACATTTTTGATATCTTTATTATCTTCTATCCAATGTAATTTCTTAGAACATGAACTTTTTTCATGTATCTCCATTCAGCaccagagagagaaagaggggaaaGGAAAGAAGCTTATAATCTTTGTTGTGGAGCACCTTCTGATTCCAGTTTGAGTATTTAACTGAACAGAGCTACAGCCAAGATaatgttaaaaaagaaaatttttgacttgaaaaatatagaaaagcTAAGATAGTCCATAAT
This region of Phoenix dactylifera cultivar Barhee BC4 unplaced genomic scaffold, palm_55x_up_171113_PBpolish2nd_filt_p 000713F, whole genome shotgun sequence genomic DNA includes:
- the LOC103700485 gene encoding protein HGH1 homolog, producing MATELDELLGFLSSPSPQVKKAAVDIVRGLTGSDEGLLPLAARADVALPALSRLIRDSPELSVPAAEALINLSQNPTLADKLVSLGAVPTAMDALYKHSDQKVARPLIMLLANLTQVDSGSAALLQVGDDKMEGLYISKLVRSFCRSSSVESTAEDTFEHVASILVNISKVQAGRKVLLDPKRGLLKQVIRQFDSTNLLRKKGVSGTIRNCCFEADSQLQNLLLISEFLWPALLLPVAGNKVYSDEDRSKMPLELGNALSHVREQVDDPEIRKQALEAIYLISLQEAGRRALWSVNGPRILQVGYEDEEDPKVMEAYELIGSLLVGNGEVEQS